The Ancylothrix sp. D3o genome window below encodes:
- a CDS encoding DUF4214 domain-containing protein, whose amino-acid sequence MKFSVVGVTALLLSLSVSGQTLAQVPVNNFQTMWGSGNSRIIGQSQRESERYYDQINEIYRDILGRDADYRGLRTWSREIERGASLQEIRREIAESDEARDAINKVYRNMLNRDADSSGMRTWTRTLVNGGNLDDVRQRIADSREAEDAINRVYQQLLGRDADRNGMRTWKRQLANGASLRDIQREIANSNEARQRNRR is encoded by the coding sequence ATGAAGTTTTCTGTTGTAGGCGTTACCGCGCTATTGTTAAGTTTAAGTGTCAGCGGTCAAACTTTAGCCCAGGTGCCGGTGAATAATTTCCAGACAATGTGGGGAAGTGGCAATTCTCGAATTATTGGCCAAAGTCAGCGCGAGTCAGAACGCTACTATGATCAAATTAATGAAATTTACCGCGATATTTTGGGACGAGATGCAGACTATCGCGGACTGAGAACTTGGTCAAGAGAAATAGAACGAGGCGCAAGCTTACAAGAAATTCGTCGGGAAATTGCCGAAAGCGATGAAGCCCGCGATGCGATTAACAAGGTTTATCGGAATATGTTAAACCGTGATGCCGATTCATCGGGGATGAGAACTTGGACGAGAACTTTGGTAAATGGCGGCAATTTGGATGATGTGCGCCAACGTATTGCAGACAGCCGCGAGGCAGAAGATGCAATTAACCGAGTTTATCAGCAACTTTTAGGCCGCGATGCAGATAGAAATGGCATGAGAACTTGGAAGCGACAATTAGCAAATGGCGCTTCTTTACGCGATATTCAGCGCGAAATTGCCAACAGTAATGAAGCCCGGCAACGTAACCGCCGTTAA
- a CDS encoding metal-sensitive transcriptional regulator — protein MSRPNLLTGESLSIPDQGGNISEFSEINEIYTHPGHHNLESHPHVHSEESLRRLVNRLSRIEGHIRGIKAMVQDNQPCPNVLIQIAAVRGALDRVARIILDEHLTECIARAATEGNIDLELEQLKAALDRFLPREKKKEK, from the coding sequence ATGAGTCGCCCTAATTTGTTAACTGGTGAATCTTTGTCTATTCCTGATCAGGGTGGTAATATTTCTGAATTTTCCGAAATCAATGAAATTTATACTCATCCAGGTCATCACAATCTGGAGAGCCACCCTCACGTTCACAGCGAAGAATCTTTACGCCGGCTTGTCAACCGACTCTCGCGCATTGAAGGCCACATTCGCGGGATCAAAGCAATGGTGCAGGATAATCAACCTTGCCCAAACGTCCTCATCCAAATTGCCGCCGTCCGAGGCGCTCTCGACCGTGTTGCCCGTATTATCTTAGACGAGCATTTAACCGAGTGCATTGCTCGTGCGGCCACAGAGGGCAATATTGATTTAGAGCTTGAACAATTAAAAGCTGCTCTGGATCGTTTTTTACCCCGTGAAAAGAAAAAAGAAAAATAA